The Kineothrix sp. IPX-CK genomic interval ATGAAGGGGAATGAAAGCGGCGAACTGTCCGCCATGGAGCGGATAAAGGAAATTGAGCTTCTGAGAAATAGCAAAAATTACGGATTTTACAAAAATATGGACGATAGGGATAAACGTGAGATTACGTGGGAGCACAATGAAATATTGAAGGAAGTCATGCGAAAAATAAAAAGTGGTGGATACGGCATGGTAATTTTGGATGAGATTACCTATCCTTATAAGCTGAATCTTATCGAGAAGTATGAAGTGGAACGATTAATTAAGGAAAAGCCATCGTCCCTCGAACTCGTCCTGACGGGAAGAGAACCCGATGAGCTTTTCCTCGAATATGCGGACTATATTACCCAGATGAGGTGCATCAGACACCCATATGAAAAGGGAATTCCTGCCAGGCGTGGCGTGGAATTTTAACTCATCAGCCGGCTTTGTCCTCCAACATCCGGTAGCCTATGCCTATTTCAGTGAAGATATAATGAGGCTCAGCCGGATTTATTTCCAGCTTCCTCCTGATATTTGCCATATTCACCCGAAGTATGCGATTGTTGTCATCGGCGTATGGACCCCACACATTGGATATGATGGAGTCGTAGGTCATAACCCGGCCGGAATTCTGTGCCAGAAGAGAAATGATCTTGAATTCCACCTGCGTCAGATGTACCTCGTTGCCTCTTAATGTAATCAGATGCTTGTCGAAGTCGATAATGAGCCCGTCCGCCTCATAAGGCCGAAGAGTCAGTCTGGAATCCGTATTCAGGCGGTTGCTGTGTCTTAGAGCGGTACGGATCCGGGCGAAAAGCTCGGAAGGGCCGAAGGGTTTGGTAATATAATCATCCGCTCCGGTGTCCAGCGCTAATACTTTCTCCTTCTCCTGAGTCCGCGCGGATATGACGATGATGGGAATGCTGGCCCATGCACGGATATCTTTGATGACGTCGATGCCGTCCATATCTGGAAGTCCCATATCCAAGAGAATGAGATCGGGGCAGCAGGAGGCAATGAGGGACAGGCCGGATTTCGCGGTAGCGGCGGTTATGATCTTATAGCCTTGAGCCGTAAGGGTGGTCGCCATAAAATTACATATGTTCTTTTCGTCTTCGATAATGATAATAGTTGATTTGGCACTCATTTCATTAGGCTCCTTTATTGTATAACATATTTTTCGTTATGCCTTCGGCAGGACAAAATAAAACTCGGTTCCTACGTCGTGGGATTTTACTCTGATTTTGCCCTTGTGGGCGGTAATGATA includes:
- a CDS encoding cob(I)yrinic acid a,c-diamide adenosyltransferase, whose protein sequence is MRQGLIHVYYGDGKGKTTAAAGLALRAAGCGEQVIFAQFMKGNESGELSAMERIKEIELLRNSKNYGFYKNMDDRDKREITWEHNEILKEVMRKIKSGGYGMVILDEITYPYKLNLIEKYEVERLIKEKPSSLELVLTGREPDELFLEYADYITQMRCIRHPYEKGIPARRGVEF
- a CDS encoding response regulator; the protein is MSAKSTIIIIEDEKNICNFMATTLTAQGYKIITAATAKSGLSLIASCCPDLILLDMGLPDMDGIDVIKDIRAWASIPIIVISARTQEKEKVLALDTGADDYITKPFGPSELFARIRTALRHSNRLNTDSRLTLRPYEADGLIIDFDKHLITLRGNEVHLTQVEFKIISLLAQNSGRVMTYDSIISNVWGPYADDNNRILRVNMANIRRKLEINPAEPHYIFTEIGIGYRMLEDKAG